In Lathamus discolor isolate bLatDis1 chromosome 1, bLatDis1.hap1, whole genome shotgun sequence, the following are encoded in one genomic region:
- the TRMT10A gene encoding tRNA methyltransferase 10 homolog A isoform X2 — MGRCCCFCSSLPLITCLSALWSQQRKSLLLMKYLSLVEKPVGKPVQKLMSSETPIESPEVPTENTMSPKVPNVEEKIKSSGSPVERQETGSNKEECLELLSKRQRKKLLKQKQWEEQKDLRRQKRKEKRQKRKQERQSKLDSCNEGNDRKRVRREVVPSTLRLIVDCSFDDLMVLKDVKKLHKQIQRCYAENRKAFHPVQFYLTSHGGQLKSNMNESNKGWVNWKDIQIRTEHYTELIKKEDLVYLTSDSPDVLSELDEKKAYVIGGLVDHNHHKGITYKKAVEQGIGHAQLPLGNFVKMKSRKVLAVNHEVEASRVQCRARHMRLWDIPGPCGTTFGRCEFGKSCRRRNCL, encoded by the exons ATGGGgcgctgttgctgcttctgttcttcTCTGCCTCTCATCACCTGCCTCTCGGCCCTGTGG AGtcaacaaagaaaaagcttgcttttaatgaaatatttatcacTTGTTGAGAAACCAGTCGGTAAACCTGTTCAGAAGCTAATGTCATCAGAAACACCAATAGAAAGCCCAGAGGTGCCAACAGAAAATACAATGTCCCCTAAAGTTCCCAATGTGGAAGAAAAGATTAAGTCCAGCGGCAGTCCAGTAGAGAGACAGGAGACAGGCTCAAACAAGGAAGAATGCCTTGAGCTCCTGTCCAAGAGGCAAAGGAAGAAGCTGTTGAAGCAGAAACAGTGGGAAGAACAGAAAGATCTACGGAG GCAGAAACGAAAAGAAAAACgccagaagagaaaacaagaacgTCAGTCAAAATTGGACTCCTGTAATGAAGGGAATGACAGAAAGCGTGTGCGAAGGGAAGTTGTTCCTAGTACACTTCGCCTCATTGTGGACTGCAGCTTTGATGACCTGATGGTGCTAAAG GATGTTAAGAAGCTTCACAAGCAAATTCAGAGATGTTACGCAGAAAACCGCAAAGCATTTCATCCTGTGCAG TTTTACTTGACCAGCCATGGGGGACAGTTGAAGAGCAACATGAATGAAAGTAACAAAGGATGGGTGAACTGGAAG GATATTCAAATTAGAACAGAGCACTATACTGAGCTAATAAAGAAAGAAGACCTAGTATATCTTACTTCAGACTCCCCAGATGTTCTCAGTGAGCTTGATGAGAAGAAAGCCTATGTCATTGGAGGACTGGTGGATCACAACCACCACAAG GGAATTACTTACAAAAAGGCTGTAGAGCAGGGAATTGGTCATGCACAGCTCCCCCTTGGAAACTTTGTCAAGATGAAGAGTCGGAAAGTATTAGCTGTCAATCATG AAGTTGAAGCTAGCAGAGTACAGTGCAGGGCTCGCCACATGAGACTATGGGACATTCCTGGTCCCTGCGGAACTACTTTTGGTAGGTGTGAATTTGGGAAGTCTTGTAGAAGAAGAAACTGTCTCTGA
- the TRMT10A gene encoding tRNA methyltransferase 10 homolog A isoform X1: MGRCCCFCSSLPLITCLSALWSQQRKSLLLMKYLSLVEKPVGKPVQKLMSSETPIESPEVPTENTMSPKVPNVEEKIKSSGSPVERQETGSNKEECLELLSKRQRKKLLKQKQWEEQKDLRRQKRKEKRQKRKQERQSKLDSCNEGNDRKRVRREVVPSTLRLIVDCSFDDLMVLKDVKKLHKQIQRCYAENRKAFHPVQFYLTSHGGQLKSNMNESNKGWVNWKDIQIRTEHYTELIKKEDLVYLTSDSPDVLSELDEKKAYVIGGLVDHNHHKGITYKKAVEQGIGHAQLPLGNFVKMKSRKVLAVNHVFEIILAYLEKRDWKEAFFSVLPQRKGAVPLEEASDSTKHTLSGKEDEDNDSENN, translated from the exons ATGGGgcgctgttgctgcttctgttcttcTCTGCCTCTCATCACCTGCCTCTCGGCCCTGTGG AGtcaacaaagaaaaagcttgcttttaatgaaatatttatcacTTGTTGAGAAACCAGTCGGTAAACCTGTTCAGAAGCTAATGTCATCAGAAACACCAATAGAAAGCCCAGAGGTGCCAACAGAAAATACAATGTCCCCTAAAGTTCCCAATGTGGAAGAAAAGATTAAGTCCAGCGGCAGTCCAGTAGAGAGACAGGAGACAGGCTCAAACAAGGAAGAATGCCTTGAGCTCCTGTCCAAGAGGCAAAGGAAGAAGCTGTTGAAGCAGAAACAGTGGGAAGAACAGAAAGATCTACGGAG GCAGAAACGAAAAGAAAAACgccagaagagaaaacaagaacgTCAGTCAAAATTGGACTCCTGTAATGAAGGGAATGACAGAAAGCGTGTGCGAAGGGAAGTTGTTCCTAGTACACTTCGCCTCATTGTGGACTGCAGCTTTGATGACCTGATGGTGCTAAAG GATGTTAAGAAGCTTCACAAGCAAATTCAGAGATGTTACGCAGAAAACCGCAAAGCATTTCATCCTGTGCAG TTTTACTTGACCAGCCATGGGGGACAGTTGAAGAGCAACATGAATGAAAGTAACAAAGGATGGGTGAACTGGAAG GATATTCAAATTAGAACAGAGCACTATACTGAGCTAATAAAGAAAGAAGACCTAGTATATCTTACTTCAGACTCCCCAGATGTTCTCAGTGAGCTTGATGAGAAGAAAGCCTATGTCATTGGAGGACTGGTGGATCACAACCACCACAAG GGAATTACTTACAAAAAGGCTGTAGAGCAGGGAATTGGTCATGCACAGCTCCCCCTTGGAAACTTTGTCAAGATGAAGAGTCGGAAAGTATTAGCTGTCAATCATG TGTTTGAGATCATCCTTGCATACCTGGAGAAGAGAGACTGGAAGGAGGCCTTTTTCAGTGTCTTGCCACAGCGGAAAGGGGCTGTTCCTTTGGAGGAAGCCAGTGATTCAACCAAACATACTCTGTCtggaaaagaagatgaagacaATGACTCGGAGAACAACTAG